AGAGTCTTTCAGTGGCCATCTTTGCACCAGGCTGGGTGTATGAATACCTGGGTGCAGAAGACTTCCTGAACAATGAAGACAAGTGAGGACTGTAGGGAGGAGGTGCAGGGAATTTGGATGGGGCCTTCTTACTGCTCTCCTAGGGGTGGTGAGGAGAGCCGTCTCTCTGAAGGCCTTGTCAGCCTGTGGCTTGAAATGTCTTCCCCACACTCCCAGGGGCCTGCCGTCCCAGCCCCCTGGCATTAGTGGGCGTCCTTGGAAATGTCCTCTCTTCTCTGTGTAGATTTTGGGCCCTGCTGCGTGGCCTGCTGCCCATTCATAGTGTGGGCTCCCTTCCTTTGGCCACCTCCTTCAGTCTGGGCATGGGCAAGAAGCACTTCCACAATGGGCAGGTAAGGATGCTGGATAAGAGGCAGCCTCcgtgaggggagagagaaagggctgAGGGAAACAGCCCCTTTGGGTCTCGGGGACTTGGTTTGTGAGGTGCACAGACATGGGTTTGTCTATCACCAGCCACTAATACAGCAGGGAGACCAAGTGACCAGAGTCTTCGTCTTCTGGAGTAAGTCTGCTACAGTTCTGACAAAATTCAAAAGGGCTCACCTGATGAATGAGGCGACTAGAAACATTCCTTTTGACCAGACGGATCTTTTGTAGAATAAGAGGCCGGGTGCTTCCCGATGGGAAAGGGGCAATTTGTGTAGGAAATGCTGCAATGCAGACTTCCCTGAAATGCAAGGCTGGTTTTCAGACGCAAGTTTCCCAGGTGCACCCGAGAGCTAGCTTTTTGAATAGGGGAACACAAAAAGGATAGCACTGAAGTAATCAGTTCCATGTTGACTCTGTTGCTAGTAACCGTAGTGTATATTACTTATTAGCGACTAAGCATGCAACGGCTCTCCTCTTACTAGGAGAATGGGACAAAGCCGTGGTACAACCTGAGTGCACAGGAAATCCAGCCACTATATGCCAGCCACAGGATGCCTAACGGGGGTTGGCTGCGGATACGGTGCTGCCAGCAGGATTCCTGGTGTGGGGGCAGCTCTCTGCTGCTGGAGGGGGCCATCCCCCTCAGTGCCAGTCACGTCACAGCAAGGTGAGTGCTGAGCTGGCTGGGATTGCAGAACTCTTGGCGGTTGCACGCTGGCGGCAGGAGCAGGCTTGTCGGGAGGCTGCGTGGATGCTGGACGAAGGGGAGGAAGTTGTGACTAGCAGCATGTGGCATGGCTAAATAACCGTTCACGGGCAGCAGGGGGAATCGAGAGCCGGGTAGCCCTTCTGGATGTTGCTTACTAAATGTGTGGGAGAGAGGGAAGACAGGCATGTGCCAGCTAGCCCTGCCCCTGGGCTAATGTGCTggtggccacccccacccccgaccatCCCTGCATTCCGGGCTTTTCTGCACTCCGGGCTTTTCTCCCGGCATTCTAAACTGAGGGGAGGAAGTCTTGTGTTCAGCGCCTGCCTTCCCAGGAATGCCTGAGGCCTGTTGACACAGGCTGTGTTGTGACTAGGCAGGTGCTCCTgagtcctccctcccctcccccgccctgttTGCTCTCTCCTGGTAAGTAATGTCCAGAGAGGGCTTGTGCAGAGCATGCATATGCACTTAGGCAGCTGCCGGACACCACGTCAGGCCATTGAGCTGTCCCTCCCACTGGTCAGTATGGGCCCCCCCTGAGGAAAGCCTTGCATGTGTGGTCTTCTCCTGGGCTTCTTCCCTGTCTCCTGCCCCTGTTGCTTCCAGCGGCAGCTTGTGTTGCATAATGCTTCAGGCACATGCATCGTCTCTAGCCATTGGGACTGAGCTGACCGCACTCATGGGAGCGgcaggagaaaggaggagaagaggCAGCCTCCCGTTTCAGTTCAGACCTAGAGGTGCCTCTTGAGGTCCCTTGAATCAGACAGGGAATGGGCAACAGGGCATGATCGGTTTGCTTGAGTGCCTGGATGTGGCCATTGCTTGAAGGTACAGGAGGTGTTCTGGACTGTGCCTCAGACCTTCCAGATGTGTTCCTCACTAACATTTACTGGTAAGAGCTGACATATTGCTTTGAGCGCTGTTGTGCAGCGCAAAGATTGCACAGTTGTGCAGCAGTACAGCCATTacatactacaacaacaacaaatatttatatatagcaTGATGGctgcactgttgtgcaactccatttgcagaacagtgctcttgtgcaactgtgccaGTGTTACAGCTCATGTGCGGACCATTGCACCATAGGACAGCCAAGGAATTTATCTCAGGTCGCCTGTGGCTGGGCTAAACTAGTTCTCTTCCCTGTGAGTTGATACTCTGTCTACAAAAGGCGTCATGAAATCGGAGATGGAGTTTGCAGGGATCCAAATGTAGATTTGATCCACGGCGTGTGGGCTGTACTGCTATTTCCCAGGCAAGGGCCAAAGTGGTAAAGGACTAAGCTAGGGAGGAATTCAGAGTTATTTTGTCCAGGAGAGACACTTTGATGGGTACTTTCCGTATGAAAGGAAGGTGGCTTGATCCCCACTGGGAGGGTGCAGAAGGCCTGGGCTTGTTGTGCCCAGTCCTGTCCTCTGGCACATGAAGGAGCTCTTAACTCTGGCCCCCTGTTCGCATCTGGTCCCAGCTTTGCCAAATCTGGCAACCCACGAGATGCTCTGGGTTTGTTGGAACCAGGCACGTGTGCCTGGGCCTTCTCAGCCACTTGCTTTTGCTGTGTTGCCACCTACTCGGAGCTGGCAGTGACTATATCCTCTCTCTGTTTCTTCCTCTCTgtctggggtttgggggggtcACCAGGCTGTTTTCATTCCAGATGCCGGCACCCCCTAGACTGTATGTTGTCTTGATTTATAAACACGTGGGCCCAAACCAAGCAGTGACCCTCACACCAGAGCTCACTACGCGGGAGTCGCGGTCCTGTTCCGTCAGCACTAGTCCTGCAGGTACAGATTTTGCCCTGGGGGCACTCTCCTTCTCTGACTGCCCCCAAGAGGCATTTGATGGGTAGTACTCTCTTTAGAGAGCCGTAGCAGATGTCATACAATGTCTTCTGAGCGTCAcaaccttgcctccccccaccccaccaccatcccAGCTTTGTTTGCTGCCTCTCTAATGGTTTGCTGCCTCTCTAATTGTTCTCTTTCCTCTCGCAGAACCAGTATGGCATAGGTCCCGCCCACTCCACCCATTTCCCCCCCGCCTTGCCCAGTTCTTCAGGGGTTGCGGACTACGCGGGGAACATGGCTGGCAAAGTCGGTGAGTGGATGCTGCATTAATCACTGGTGGGCATCGAGACCTCTGAAGCTACGCTGCTGTAAGAAGAACATAAGGATTTGACCGttcctccatctagctcagtactgttttacactgactggcagtgactcgcCATGGTTCCAGGCagtggtctctctcagccctacctggaaatgccagggagtgaacctgggaccttctgcgtgcaagcatggagatgctcctccactgagctatggccctattccctaaggggaatatcttacagtgctcatagagtctcccatccaaatgcatatcAGCATAGACCTTGCTTagccatggggacaagtcatgctcgctaccacaagaccagctttcctccaaaGCTAAATTTATCTCCTATATGGCCTCAGCAGACCTGACTGTGGGCCTTGTGAGGATGGCAAGTGGTGCCTGGTCATGTAAGGGGTGTGGGCAGCATTGGGTGAACTTGACAGAACTTTTCAAGAGCCAGTTGACACTCTCTCCTCCTCAGGTGCTATGAGGTGGAGTTCCAGGATTGCTTCCTGGATGAACTCTCAGTCACTGTGTCCCATCACCGGTCGGGCCAGGAGGAGGTGCCCTTCACCTGCCGTCTGGGCAGGATCTGGGTAAGGAGGCCGTGTTGGAGGAAGAGTTCCAGCCTGGGGCAGGGGCTTTCATGTTGACTTACTGTTTGTGCTTGGTGGCCATACTCTTCCCTTTGTGCCCATTAGTATCTCCTTGCCTGTTTTCCATAGGTGCTGGATGATGCCCTCCTGCGCTCACCAATGCCTGCTGACACCGCCAGTTGGCTGTCGCCCATTGAAGTTGCCCACACCCATTGGCACCGGGCTTCAAAGGAAATGCTCTCAGTCAGCCTCaccttgagctgggcctaccCTGCTAGCAAGGCCCACCGCTTCCGTGTGCACTGCCGGAGTGGGGTGTGCGTTGGTGGTCAGGAGGCGCCTCTGAGCCTGCTTGGAGAAGCTCATGCCCCCCTGTACCGCGTGACGGAGCTGACAGTGCCTGATGCCCACCCTGAGGCTTCATGCCGCTTGGAGTTCCTGGTGGAACCCGTGCCTGACGATGAGGTCCAGATAGATCCTGCCATGTGGGGAAAACTGGTCTTGGTATACTCCAGTCCAAAGCTACCTGGCACTGGAACCAGCACCAATGTCTGAGGTAGCTCCATACTTAAGTTATGCTTGGAATTTGCCGGGTAAGACCCCTTCCTAAGTAAAGAGACTCAGAGCTTTGAAAATGGGCAcctcagaaggagggagggagggagggctttaGTCTTGGCACCTGCACTGTTGTTTTCTATGCATAGGCCTCAGAAATGCAGCCACATAATGCTGGCATTCAGTacccaaagatgatgatttatatatatatatatatatttttccccaGGGGAATATGTCCTAATAACAAATTCTACACTGTATTTAGGAATGAAGGTACAAAATTATACAGCACAGGTTTATTGAAAGTcgcattttatttttaagacaTTATTTTAAGATGTAAAAATCTATTAAATACAGTGTTAAAAATAGCAACCCGTCATTTAAACTAGAACAGCTTAAGGTTATCTGGTGAAGAGTTCCACTGATGCAGAAGTAATGAAGTACATATATCATCTTATAGGTAGAGGTAAAATTGGCAGTGTAGAAAATTCAAGCATTTTGTGCCTATTTGTACAAAATCAAACAAGAAGGTCTGTCCCTTTGGAAACTCTGGCACCAAGACCAAATTAtgactctctctttcttttgccttAATAACACACCTATTAAAGGCATATTCATACTGAAAGATTTCTTTACTAACAAGTTATAATTTTAGGGAGAGAGTAGAAAAATTGCTTGATGTTCATTAAGAAAATTGAAGGCTTGTGGAAACACTGGATTCCATCCTTTTGGATGAATAACTCCAAAAATAGCATCTAAGCAGGGGCGTAAttactattgggcaaggggaggcggctgcctgggggcccccacgcctcgagggggcccccagaggcaagtcacatgactatatattgtgaagtgtgtgtgtatcagcgaggggcccattttaaaattttgtctctgggcccattccagccttgttacgcccctgcatctaAGGGTAGACTACACATTGGGCTGGTTTTGGACAGAAATTCATCTGCTGGCCTGAGCAAATGTGATAAGGATGTGGGTGAgccagtattgtctgaactggcccaatgctGTTCTCATTGGGGTAGGATGgggtgaagggggtggggagtggattGATTTTCTGATATTTTCTCTAAATGAGGAGAGAGAATTCTGAGGCATGTTAGTATGTAGTGATTTTCTGCCTGTCCCTTCAGCCTAAAAATGAATGCCTTTCTCTGCCTGAATTAATTTCACGTACATTTCTAATTTTATGCTGCTGAGGAAGGAACATGTCAAAATACGTCTGCCAGAGGGGGGATCTTTCTGTACAAATACATCGGTAATGAGAGTTGTACACTGATGATTTTACCTCCTGTGTTTTGTAAAATGATAAACGTGTATGTCATTACTTCTGCATCAACGGACCTTTGACTTGATTCTCTTAAACTGTTTCAGTCTTAGTGACACATAATAATTTGCAATACtgttattttaatatttgtttacATCTTAAGGGGTGTTTTAATACTATGTTGTGATTTCTTCTAATGAACCTGTTCTGTATGATTTTGTGCCTTAATTCCAGAGTATAGTGTAGTCATTATGTTTCAGCAGAAATCGCTGTTGAAGCAACAAAAGTGACTTATACTAATGGCAGACGCATTTTTCACAAGGAGTCCAGATTACTGCATTTTGTTTTGCACTATAGCTGTGgcggaagagtgtgtgtgtgtgtgtgtgtgtgtgtgtgtgtgtgtgtgtgtgtgtacacacatgcgtGCATGACCCACTGATCCTGCTCTTCTGTAAGATCAGAAATAGATGACATAAGGACAAAAGGGAAAGTAAATAGTTATCACCTCAAACCTTAAGCTCACCTAATTATGATTGAAATACGGGATTCTCACTATGTCTATTTCTACATTTAAACCaaaatttatttatcaatttCTGCTAGATTCTAATTCTAGATTCATATCATATTTAACTATATTTTAAGAGTGAGACCTGTGTTCAATGTCCAGTACTTTACTACTGTGTGTACAGCTATAATAAATTAATGAAAACATTTATGTTTGTTGATTGTTGTGATCCAGCAGAGGTAGGTTGCATTTTCAGTAGAGAGGATCAAATGACCTTTCTTCTCCAGGACTGCCAAAAACCCCCATAACAATAAGAATGGTGTATGCTCTTGAATTCACGTTTAAGGAAAGcaagagatttctctctctctaagctTATACATTTTCACCTGTGCAACACtcttatctattttatttaacatatttgtataccgcccaaaacgcaagtctctgggcagtttacaacaaaacaataaaaacaacaagtaaaaaggttaaaacattacaacagtttaaaacttaaaacaaagttaaaactattaacttTAAAACATGGCGAGTAGGCAATGTCTGTCCTGCAAAATGTGAAAGATGGCAGTGTAGTTTTAAACTTGGACCACAAGGTGGAAGCAGAGCTTTGTGGTTAACTGTGTTGGTCTCCAAAACTGGTGGAAAGGGGTCTTGAGTCCTCAGCCTTGCTGCAACTCTGAAGATAATTAAGGATAACCTAGTTATTCCCAGTCAAGAATCTGGCTTGGTGGGAGTAGCCTGGATAGAGCAAGCACTAATACTTGCTTCAGAAGAAACCAATCAGATAAGAACctaacagccatgctggatcagatcCGAGGCTtgtctagtccagaatcctgtttcacacagtggcccaccagatgtcgctgagaagcccactggtgagaggtgtgggcatgccctctctcctgctgttgctctcctgcaactggtattatttAAAGGCAACTtgctgctgaggctggaggtggcctattgtagccattaatagacaaattcatggaggacaggtttaagccttttaaagccatccaagccagtggccaccaccacattgcatggcagataattccatagattacgtgctgtgtaaaaaagtacttcctcctgttggtcctaaaattccttgCCTTCAatttcacaggatgacccctgcttctagtgtggagagagggagaaacatttctctgacCTCTCTCTTTACTCCATGCGTAATTTTACAcaccctatcatgtctccccatagtaacttcttttccaaactgaaacgCCCCAGATGGTGTAGCCTTGATCtatgaggaaggtgctctaggccctgatcatctgggttgccctcttctgcacattttccaggtctacaatgtcctccttaagatacagtgaccagaactgtatgtagtactccaaatgtggccacaccatagatttg
Above is a window of Hemicordylus capensis ecotype Gifberg chromosome 2, rHemCap1.1.pri, whole genome shotgun sequence DNA encoding:
- the ENGASE gene encoding cytosolic endo-beta-N-acetylglucosaminidase isoform X1, which produces MLAAARIGWSSAALSLHVTGWREGRSQSEMEGGQQEGPRRGAKRAAAAEGERSNGRPHEQGSAKGRFRPGLGLQIEMESQRTSVLHQVINFAPNPLPARQYDQHTTEPISFYLSGLEELLAWKPTSDDAFNVSTEPLATRQPPLNSHRPRTLVCHDMKGGYLEDRFIQGAAVCDQYVFYHWHYIDIFVYFSHHTVTIPPVVWTNAAHRNGVLMLGTFITEWTDGEKMCEAFLAGEEEAYHAVAEQLAAIAQFYHFDGWLVNIENALSAPAAQNMPRFLRYLTAQVHKAVPGGQVVWYDSVLQNGELKWQNELNENNKVFFDACDGFFTNYNWKEEQLVQSRAMAGERWFDIYVGVDVFGRGDVVSGGFDSNKSLRMIRDQSLSVAIFAPGWVYEYLGAEDFLNNEDKFWALLRGLLPIHSVGSLPLATSFSLGMGKKHFHNGQENGTKPWYNLSAQEIQPLYASHRMPNGGWLRIRCCQQDSWCGGSSLLLEGAIPLSASHVTARLFSFQMPAPPRLYVVLIYKHVGPNQAVTLTPELTTRESRSCSVSTSPAEPVWHRSRPLHPFPPRLAQFFRGCGLRGEHGWQSRCYEVEFQDCFLDELSVTVSHHRSGQEEVPFTCRLGRIWVLDDALLRSPMPADTASWLSPIEVAHTHWHRASKEMLSVSLTLSWAYPASKAHRFRVHCRSGVCVGGQEAPLSLLGEAHAPLYRVTELTVPDAHPEASCRLEFLVEPVPDDEVQIDPAMWGKLVLVYSSPKLPGTGTSTNV
- the ENGASE gene encoding cytosolic endo-beta-N-acetylglucosaminidase isoform X2, with amino-acid sequence MKGGYLEDRFIQGAAVCDQYVFYHWHYIDIFVYFSHHTVTIPPVVWTNAAHRNGVLMLGTFITEWTDGEKMCEAFLAGEEEAYHAVAEQLAAIAQFYHFDGWLVNIENALSAPAAQNMPRFLRYLTAQVHKAVPGGQVVWYDSVLQNGELKWQNELNENNKVFFDACDGFFTNYNWKEEQLVQSRAMAGERWFDIYVGVDVFGRGDVVSGGFDSNKSLRMIRDQSLSVAIFAPGWVYEYLGAEDFLNNEDKFWALLRGLLPIHSVGSLPLATSFSLGMGKKHFHNGQENGTKPWYNLSAQEIQPLYASHRMPNGGWLRIRCCQQDSWCGGSSLLLEGAIPLSASHVTARLFSFQMPAPPRLYVVLIYKHVGPNQAVTLTPELTTRESRSCSVSTSPAEPVWHRSRPLHPFPPRLAQFFRGCGLRGEHGWQSRCYEVEFQDCFLDELSVTVSHHRSGQEEVPFTCRLGRIWVLDDALLRSPMPADTASWLSPIEVAHTHWHRASKEMLSVSLTLSWAYPASKAHRFRVHCRSGVCVGGQEAPLSLLGEAHAPLYRVTELTVPDAHPEASCRLEFLVEPVPDDEVQIDPAMWGKLVLVYSSPKLPGTGTSTNV